The Lusitaniella coriacea LEGE 07157 region TCACGCTTAATGCGGATTAGGAGCTTCTGACCCACATTCTACATCTATGCTCCCCTCTCCCAGAGTTGGGAGAGGGGCTGGGGGAGAGGGCTTTGGTGGCTTCTGGGTATACACATCAGACGCAAATCTTAAGATTTAATCATCGCTCACAAGTATTTCTACTTACTTCATAAAACCTTCAATACTAACGATATGTGCTTGCAAAAGTGTGATGCGTCAGATTACGATGACCAATCTGTATGGATTAACGAGGATAACTGTGATTCAAAATGATATCTGGATTGCGAAAATGGCAGACAAGGGCATGATTTCGCCCTTTGAACCCAAACTCGTGCGACGCACCGACAATTTACCCGTTATTTCCTACGGATTAAGCAGCTTTGGCTACGATATTCGCCTCTCACCCAAAGAATTTCGCGTATTTCGCCACATTCCCGGAACCGTTGTCGATCCCAAAAACTTTAACCCCGATAACCTCGAACCCGTCCAATGCCATCAAGATCAAAATGGCAACTACTTCATTCTCCCCGCTCACTCCTACGGACTCGGTGTTGCTCTAGAAAGGTTGGATATTCCCGATAATATTACCGTTCTTTGTATAGGAAAAAGCTCCTATGCAAGGTGTGGCATAATTGCCAATCTTACCCCTGCCGAAGCGGGATGGCGAGGACATTTAACCCTAGAATTTTCCAATTCTTCTAGTGCCGATTGCCGCATTTATGCCAATGAAGGAGTCGTACAACTCCTCTTCCTAGAAGGCGAACCTTGCGAAGTGAGCTATCAACAGCGACGCGGAAAATATCAAGATCAACCCGAACAAGTTATCGTTTCACGAGTGTAATTGAATGGATAAATTTCGCATTGAAACTATTGCCGCAATGCCCAATCCTCAGCAAGTAATTTGGGCAGCGATGCACCAAGACTATTCAGAAGGATTTGTGTGGGACGACAACGAACAATTCCCCAACGAACAGCGTGCGGGAGAGTTGATTGTCAAACATCTTTTGATGGGCGATCGCGGACATTACGGGCCCCTAGAACATCCGCAAATTGTCCTGAATGTGGGCTATTTCCCTCACTCAATGATGCAACAAGTTCGGACGCATCGGGTTGGCGTTTCCTTCGACGTGCAATGTCTAGCCGCTGATACCGAAATTACATTTCTTCGATCGTCTGGTAGCCTGCAAAAAATCAAAATTTCCGATCTTTACGATCTTTGGGAAAACGGCGAAAAAGCGTTGCGAGAACGGAAAATTAGGGGGCGAAATAACGAACCTCCTGGAACCTATCGCCGCAACTGTAAAAAACGTCTGAAAAAGATGCGTCTGCGAGTCCTAAATGAAGATACAGGAAATTTTGAAATAGGTCACATTCGGGATGTAATGTACAGTGGTATCCAACCTGTCTATCGTCTGACTCTTGAGGATGGCAAAACCCTAGACTCCACGGAAAATCATCGACTTCTAACCACTGAAGGATGGAGCAGTATGGGGGAAGCCGTTGGTTTAATTACAGATTCAAATCATCATGTTGTTACCGTATCAAAAGATTGTTTTGTTTTATGTAATGGTGTTGCTATCATTGAACCTCCACTGATTCAGAAATTAAAGGCTCATCCTGTTAAAGTTGTTCGAGTGGAATATTTGGGATTGCAACCAACTTACGATATAGAAACAACAGACCCTTGGCATAATTTTGTTGCGAATGGACTGGTTGTACATAATTCTTTTCGCTACACAGGACAGAGAATTATTGATGTTGCCACATCAAAACGCGACATCGAAGATGTGTTTTATCTACGTCCAATTGGTAAATATACAAACCGACAGGGTAAGCGCTACACCTACACAGAGGAACAGCGTAATGAAGATTTGGAATGGTGTTTGGCGGCGTGCAAACACTATCAAAAACGGATTAAGGAAGGACTTTCAGAGGAACACGCGAGGGGGTTAATTCCGTTCGATGCAAGACAGCATTTTGTTCTTAGTTGTAATGTTCGATCTCTGATGCACCTGCTCGATTTGCGTTGGAAGAAAGACGCACAATTAGAAGCTCAAAAATTTTGCGAATTGCTTTATATCCAATTTGAGGAGTGGTGTCCTGCGGTAGCACAATGGTATAAAGAGAATCGAGCAAAAAAAGCGAAGTTATCTCCTTAATACAGCTAAAATCAATATACCCCTAGAATTACCTAATTTTTACTAAATTCATGGCAATCCCTTTAATTGTCATTTGCGGAGCAACAGCAACGGGAAAATCGAGTTTGGCCCTCAACTTAGCACAGCGTTTAAACTCGATTGTGATTAGTGCAGACTCCCGCCAGGTTTATCGAGAATTTGATATTGGAACGGCAAAACCCACACGAGAAGAACAACAATTAATTCCCCATTATTTAATCGATGTTTGCAATCCAACCGAAACATTAACCCTCGCTGAATATCAAGAACAGGCACAAAGTATTATTCAAGAATCCATCACTTCTCTGTCCTCTCTCCCACCCTTTCTAGTTGGTGGAACCGGATTATACATTAAGTCAATTGTCAAAGGATTAAAAATCCCTAGGGTATCTCCACAACCGAAATTAAGAGAAAACTTACAATCTCTAGGTCAAAAGCAGTGCTATGGATTTTTACAACAAATCGATCCTATTGCCGCTCAAAAAATTCACCCGAACGATAAAGTAAGAACCCTAAGAGCATTAGAAGTTTTTTACGTTACGGGTAAACCCATTTCCGAACAACAGGGAGAGAATCCGCCCACTTATCCAATTCTCCAAATTGGCTTGGATTGCGGTGCAGAGGCTTTAGAAAAACGAATCGAGCGGCGAACTGAACAAATGATTGCGATGGGTTTTGTGGATGAAGTCGAAAAATTAGGGCAAAAATATGGTTGGAATTTGCCCCTATTAGAAACATTAGGATATGCCGAAATCAAACAATACTTAATCGGAAAAATCTCTTTACCGGAGGCAAAAGATTTAATAATCTTACACACGCGACAGTTTGCCAAACGCCAGCGAACTTGGTTTCGCGCTTATCCAGACATCGAGTGGTTTGATGCGAATCATTCGGAAATAGCTGAGATCGTTTGGCAGCGTGTGAAAGAATTTATTGATGCTTCAACTAACCATAGCGGAATAGCTCTAACTTAACTACGAGGTTTCAAGGCTTTTAGCGATTGCTTCACTCTTATTTCAGTGCCATTCAACCATAGCGTAACTCCTGTGCCGGAGGTTGAGCGGTTGCAGGGCTGAATTTCCGGAATCCTAGCATTTGCTGGCTTAAAAGCCAGACGTAGTGGGGGTTGAGGAGGACGTAGCGCTTCCAGAGGCGTTGGGGTTCTTGGATGAGGCGGAATAGCCATTCCAAACCGAGGTTCTGCATGGTTTTGGGCGCTTGGGGGAGAAGTCCGGC contains the following coding sequences:
- the miaA gene encoding tRNA (adenosine(37)-N6)-dimethylallyltransferase MiaA, with the translated sequence MAIPLIVICGATATGKSSLALNLAQRLNSIVISADSRQVYREFDIGTAKPTREEQQLIPHYLIDVCNPTETLTLAEYQEQAQSIIQESITSLSSLPPFLVGGTGLYIKSIVKGLKIPRVSPQPKLRENLQSLGQKQCYGFLQQIDPIAAQKIHPNDKVRTLRALEVFYVTGKPISEQQGENPPTYPILQIGLDCGAEALEKRIERRTEQMIAMGFVDEVEKLGQKYGWNLPLLETLGYAEIKQYLIGKISLPEAKDLIILHTRQFAKRQRTWFRAYPDIEWFDANHSEIAEIVWQRVKEFIDASTNHSGIALT
- the dcd gene encoding dCTP deaminase, which encodes MIQNDIWIAKMADKGMISPFEPKLVRRTDNLPVISYGLSSFGYDIRLSPKEFRVFRHIPGTVVDPKNFNPDNLEPVQCHQDQNGNYFILPAHSYGLGVALERLDIPDNITVLCIGKSSYARCGIIANLTPAEAGWRGHLTLEFSNSSSADCRIYANEGVVQLLFLEGEPCEVSYQQRRGKYQDQPEQVIVSRV
- the thyX gene encoding FAD-dependent thymidylate synthase; its protein translation is MDKFRIETIAAMPNPQQVIWAAMHQDYSEGFVWDDNEQFPNEQRAGELIVKHLLMGDRGHYGPLEHPQIVLNVGYFPHSMMQQVRTHRVGVSFDVQCLAADTEITFLRSSGSLQKIKISDLYDLWENGEKALRERKIRGRNNEPPGTYRRNCKKRLKKMRLRVLNEDTGNFEIGHIRDVMYSGIQPVYRLTLEDGKTLDSTENHRLLTTEGWSSMGEAVGLITDSNHHVVTVSKDCFVLCNGVAIIEPPLIQKLKAHPVKVVRVEYLGLQPTYDIETTDPWHNFVANGLVVHNSFRYTGQRIIDVATSKRDIEDVFYLRPIGKYTNRQGKRYTYTEEQRNEDLEWCLAACKHYQKRIKEGLSEEHARGLIPFDARQHFVLSCNVRSLMHLLDLRWKKDAQLEAQKFCELLYIQFEEWCPAVAQWYKENRAKKAKLSP